Proteins co-encoded in one Dreissena polymorpha isolate Duluth1 chromosome 12, UMN_Dpol_1.0, whole genome shotgun sequence genomic window:
- the LOC127853750 gene encoding gastrula zinc finger protein XlCGF26.1-like has protein sequence MTLVCEICGKTFKSKWGLKLHDKRHRGTGRFACCGKTFYTKQAFNRHRCSIHGVEKPFPCEQCGKKFSTKDDLNRHVRREVAAKQFTCLICNATLREKIDLQAHLATHNGEKNFACDMCEKRYRHRSSLSKHRSAKHRA, from the exons atgacgctcgtgtgtgaaatctgtggaaagacatttaaatcgaagtgggggttaaagcttcatgataagcgccacagagggactggacgattcgcctgttgtggaaaaacattttacacaaaacaggcgttcaacagacacag atGCAGCATTCATGGTGTTGAAAAGCCGTTCCCCTGTGAACAATGCGGCAAAAAGTTTTCAACCAAAGATGACCTGAATCGTCACGTCCGGAGGGAGGTTGCTGCAAAGCAATTTACCTGCTTAATTTGCAATGCAACGCTCCGGGAGAAAATTGACCTTCAGGCCCACCTTGCCACCCACAATGGAGAGAAAAACTTTGCTTGTGATATGTGTGAAAAGAGGTACAGGCACCGCAGTAGTCTATCAAAGCACAGATCTGCAAAGCACCGGGCCTAG